In Nocardioides conyzicola, one genomic interval encodes:
- a CDS encoding adenylosuccinate synthase has translation MPAIAIIGAQWGDEGKGKATDVLGSRVDYVVKFNGGNNAGHTVVIRQPDGSSEKYALHLLPSGILSPGVTPVIGNGVVVDLAVLFEELDALIARGVDVSLLKVSANAHVIADYNRTVDKVTERFLGSRRIGTTGRGIGPTYADKMNRIGIRIQDIFDEKILTQKVEGALDLKNQILTKIYNRRAATVEQTVEELLAYADRLGPMVCDTGLLLNQALDRGETVLLEAGQATLLDVDHGTYPFVTSSSATAGGACTGSGIPPMRLNQVIGIVKAYTTRVGEGPFPTELEDEYGEHLRKIGAEFGTTTGRPRRCGWYDAVIARYAARVNGVTDFVLTKLDVLTGLEKVPVCVAYDVDGTRHDEMPVNQSDFHHAVPIYEYLDGWWEDISGARTLADLPANAQAYVKAVEEMSGARISAVGVGPSRDATVVIHDLI, from the coding sequence ATGCCGGCGATCGCCATCATCGGTGCCCAGTGGGGCGATGAGGGGAAGGGCAAGGCGACCGACGTCCTCGGCAGCCGGGTCGACTACGTCGTCAAGTTCAACGGCGGCAACAACGCCGGCCACACCGTGGTCATCCGCCAGCCCGACGGCTCCAGCGAGAAGTACGCGCTGCACCTCCTGCCCAGCGGCATCCTCAGCCCCGGCGTCACGCCGGTGATCGGCAACGGGGTCGTCGTCGACCTGGCCGTCCTCTTCGAGGAGCTCGACGCGCTGATCGCCCGCGGGGTCGACGTCAGCCTGCTCAAGGTGAGCGCCAACGCCCACGTCATCGCCGACTACAACCGCACGGTCGACAAGGTCACCGAGCGGTTCCTCGGCAGCCGCCGGATCGGGACGACCGGCCGCGGCATCGGCCCGACGTACGCCGACAAGATGAACCGGATCGGCATCCGGATCCAGGACATCTTCGACGAGAAGATCCTGACCCAGAAGGTCGAGGGCGCCCTCGACCTCAAGAACCAGATCCTCACCAAGATCTACAACCGCCGCGCGGCCACCGTCGAGCAGACGGTCGAGGAGCTGCTCGCGTACGCCGACCGGCTGGGCCCGATGGTCTGCGACACCGGGCTGCTGCTCAACCAGGCCCTCGACCGTGGCGAGACCGTGCTGCTCGAGGCCGGCCAGGCTACCCTGCTCGACGTCGACCACGGCACCTACCCGTTCGTCACGTCGTCCTCGGCCACCGCGGGCGGCGCCTGCACCGGCTCCGGCATCCCGCCGATGCGCCTCAACCAGGTGATCGGGATCGTGAAGGCCTACACCACGCGCGTCGGTGAGGGCCCGTTCCCGACCGAGCTCGAGGACGAGTACGGCGAGCACCTGCGCAAGATCGGCGCCGAGTTCGGGACCACGACCGGTCGGCCGCGTCGCTGCGGCTGGTACGACGCCGTGATCGCCCGCTACGCCGCCCGGGTCAACGGGGTCACCGACTTCGTGCTCACCAAGCTCGACGTGCTGACGGGGCTCGAGAAGGTCCCGGTCTGCGTGGCGTACGACGTCGACGGCACCCGCCACGACGAGATGCCGGTCAACCAGAGCGACTTCCACCACGCCGTGCCGATCTACGAGTACCTCGACGGCTGGTGGGAGGACATCTCCGGCGCGCGGACGCTCGCCGACCTGCCC
- a CDS encoding diacylglycerol/lipid kinase family protein yields MDPLLVITNSEAGTSDEERLEEALAVLREHVSVEVTATANPGELDGVLHRAGSRRIVVAGGDGSLHAIVAALYRRRELKDAVLGLIPLGTGNDFARGTEIPLDPAEAAHVILDGTPRPMDLIVDEVGEIVVNSVHVGAGANASRRGARWKERLHSVGVGKANLGKLGYPIGAAMTAWKPPIIRVRIEVDGEVVVDLDEPILMAAVGNGSSVGGGAELTPDADPEDGRFDVMVSRSTGPIARLAYAAHIGLASHHKRDDVTYLRGTRVSVSGGPFWCSADGEIYGPERQRTWRLEPEAYHLLLP; encoded by the coding sequence GTGGATCCACTCCTCGTCATCACCAACTCCGAGGCCGGCACCTCGGACGAGGAGCGGCTCGAGGAGGCGCTCGCCGTCCTGCGTGAGCACGTCTCCGTGGAGGTCACGGCGACCGCCAACCCCGGCGAGCTCGACGGCGTCCTGCACCGGGCCGGGTCGCGTCGCATCGTGGTCGCCGGCGGCGACGGTAGCCTGCACGCGATCGTCGCGGCCCTCTACCGCCGCCGCGAGCTCAAGGACGCCGTGCTCGGGCTGATCCCGCTCGGCACCGGCAACGACTTCGCCCGCGGGACCGAGATCCCGCTGGACCCGGCGGAGGCGGCGCACGTCATCCTGGACGGGACGCCGCGGCCGATGGACCTGATCGTCGACGAGGTCGGCGAGATCGTGGTCAACAGCGTGCACGTCGGCGCCGGCGCCAACGCGAGCCGCCGCGGCGCCCGGTGGAAGGAGCGCCTCCACTCGGTCGGCGTCGGCAAGGCCAACCTCGGCAAGCTCGGCTACCCGATCGGTGCCGCGATGACCGCGTGGAAGCCGCCGATCATCCGGGTCCGCATCGAGGTCGACGGCGAGGTGGTGGTCGACCTCGACGAGCCGATCCTGATGGCCGCGGTCGGCAACGGCTCGTCGGTCGGCGGTGGCGCCGAGCTGACGCCCGACGCCGACCCCGAGGACGGCCGCTTCGACGTGATGGTGTCGCGGTCGACCGGTCCGATCGCCCGGTTGGCGTACGCCGCGCACATCGGCCTCGCGTCGCACCACAAGCGCGACGACGTGACCTACCTCCGCGGCACCCGGGTGTCGGTGTCGGGCGGGCCGTTCTGGTGCAGCGCCGACGGCGAGATCTACGGCCCCGAGCGGCAGCGCACCTGGCGCCTCGAGCCCGAGGCGTACCACCTCCTGCTGCCCTGA
- a CDS encoding helix-turn-helix transcriptional regulator, with amino-acid sequence MPRTPARTGVLTALGFTPELEVTYERLRPQSGRELTRVAAAMLRSPDELLDDIAPLLDIGAVHVDGAVLQVATPVEVLRGVVGVQAAYARRAQVGLDGVGRAIEILATEQRLSVTGEPGDSRAVEGEVWIGGDVFDMVRTTLLGSTGDLVWLRPDQWRGPREERMVDLVAEVVAQGRRSRAIYPVRALHDAPEVLAARLAVGEEVRLLPEMPTRLLVVGDSHAIVPEPLGLADLPLAVVRQRGVVEAMTWWFEELWGRAAVPALAETGPRMDLRQFLLEQLAAGAHDEQIARKLGISLRTVRRRVSALMTELGADSRFQAGVEAARRGWL; translated from the coding sequence ATGCCGCGCACCCCGGCCCGCACCGGCGTCCTCACGGCGCTCGGCTTCACGCCCGAGCTCGAGGTCACCTACGAGCGCCTGCGCCCGCAGTCCGGCCGCGAGCTGACCCGGGTCGCGGCCGCCATGCTGCGCTCGCCCGACGAGCTCCTCGACGACATCGCGCCGCTGCTCGACATCGGTGCGGTCCACGTCGACGGCGCCGTGCTCCAGGTCGCCACGCCGGTCGAGGTGCTGCGGGGCGTGGTCGGCGTGCAGGCGGCGTACGCCCGGCGGGCTCAGGTCGGACTGGACGGCGTCGGCCGCGCGATCGAGATCCTGGCCACCGAGCAGCGGTTGTCGGTGACCGGTGAGCCCGGCGACAGCCGAGCGGTCGAGGGCGAGGTGTGGATCGGCGGCGACGTCTTCGACATGGTCCGGACGACGCTCCTCGGCAGCACCGGTGACCTGGTCTGGCTGCGTCCCGACCAGTGGCGCGGGCCGCGCGAGGAGCGGATGGTCGACCTGGTCGCGGAGGTCGTCGCGCAGGGTCGCCGGTCCCGGGCGATCTACCCGGTGCGGGCGCTGCACGACGCGCCCGAGGTGCTCGCCGCGCGGCTGGCGGTGGGCGAGGAGGTCCGTCTGCTGCCGGAGATGCCGACCCGGCTGCTGGTGGTGGGCGACTCCCACGCGATCGTGCCCGAGCCGCTCGGCCTCGCCGACCTGCCCCTCGCGGTGGTCCGCCAGCGGGGAGTGGTGGAGGCGATGACGTGGTGGTTCGAGGAGCTCTGGGGCCGGGCGGCGGTGCCGGCGCTCGCCGAGACCGGGCCCCGGATGGACCTGCGGCAGTTCCTCCTCGAGCAGCTCGCGGCCGGCGCGCACGACGAGCAGATCGCGCGCAAGCTCGGCATCAGCCTGCGCACCGTACGGCGACGCGTCTCGGCGCTGATGACCGAGCTGGGCGCCGACTCGCGCTTCCAGGCCGGGGTCGAGGCCGCCCGGCGGGGCTGGCTGTGA